One Rhodothermaceae bacterium genomic window carries:
- a CDS encoding pyruvate dehydrogenase complex E1 component subunit beta: MAELQLREAIRAAMVEEMDRDEDIFLMGEEVAEYNGAYKVSEGMRDRYGDRRVIDTPISENGFAGLGLGAAMNGLRPIIEFMTWNFAFVAMDQLVNNAAKIRYMSGGQFSFPIVFRGPNGAAGQLAATHNTSVEALYSCFPGLKVISISNPDDAKGLLKSAIRDDDPVIFLESEFMYGMRGEVSDEEDYIIPIGKARIAREGDAVTIIGHNKSYWRALEAAEMLEADGYAAEVVDPRTIRPFDWETVIASIKKTNRCVIVDESNPFASISSEIAFQIQARSFDDLDAPIGRVTAKDTPAPYAKNLMEYYMPSSEDVYRACREVMYLD, encoded by the coding sequence ATGGCAGAATTACAACTTCGAGAGGCCATTCGCGCCGCGATGGTCGAAGAGATGGACCGGGATGAGGACATCTTCCTCATGGGAGAAGAAGTCGCCGAATACAACGGTGCCTATAAGGTCAGCGAAGGGATGCGTGACCGCTACGGAGACCGGCGCGTGATTGATACGCCAATCAGTGAGAACGGGTTTGCAGGCCTGGGACTTGGAGCAGCCATGAATGGGCTGCGGCCCATTATTGAATTCATGACCTGGAACTTCGCGTTCGTGGCAATGGATCAACTGGTCAATAACGCTGCGAAAATCCGCTATATGTCAGGCGGACAGTTTTCCTTCCCGATTGTCTTTCGCGGCCCCAATGGTGCTGCAGGGCAACTGGCAGCAACCCACAATACGTCGGTAGAAGCTCTCTACAGCTGCTTCCCCGGACTGAAAGTGATTTCCATCTCCAATCCAGATGATGCGAAGGGACTGCTCAAATCAGCAATTCGGGATGATGACCCAGTGATCTTCCTGGAAAGTGAATTCATGTATGGGATGCGTGGAGAGGTTTCGGATGAAGAGGACTACATCATCCCGATTGGGAAAGCACGAATTGCCCGCGAAGGGGATGCTGTGACCATCATTGGACATAATAAGAGTTATTGGCGCGCATTGGAAGCCGCCGAAATGCTGGAAGCGGATGGCTATGCTGCAGAAGTAGTTGACCCGCGCACTATCCGTCCCTTCGACTGGGAGACCGTGATAGCATCCATCAAGAAGACAAACCGGTGCGTGATCGTTGACGAGAGTAACCCATTTGCGAGTATCTCCTCTGAGATCGCGTTCCAGATCCAAGCACGCTCATTCGATGACCTGGATGCACCCATAGGTCGGGTCACGGCCAAGGATACGCCTGCTCCGTATGCAAAAAACCTGATGGAATACTATATGCCGAGTTCGGAGGATGTCTACCGTGCCTGCCGTGAGGTTATGTATCTTGACTAG
- the pdhA gene encoding pyruvate dehydrogenase (acetyl-transferring) E1 component subunit alpha — protein MALKTKSKVLQNGHSEASYDTIEAELTFRNYPGDRFTHSDLGLSVADIGDIYRNMLLQRRFEERSAQMYGRQKIGGFLHLYIGQEAISTGSVYALKPGLDSVITAYRDHGIALALGMSSNECMAELFGRADGCSKGKGGSMHFFDKEKGLFGGHGIVGAHIPVATGIAFAHQYKNDGGVCVCYLGDGAVWQGAFHEALNLASLYELPVIYVIENNQYAMGTAVDRSAAETDLFKQGISYAMPGSLVDGMDVFSVCHAMRDHVALAREGKPSLMEIRTYRYRGHSMSDPGKYRTKEELEAKKNEDPILRLKSYILENTLMTNEELDVLDVEVKAEVAASVTFADESPLPPLEAIYDDVYTQKDFPFLTI, from the coding sequence ATGGCTTTGAAGACAAAAAGCAAAGTGCTGCAGAACGGCCATTCGGAAGCCTCCTATGATACTATCGAGGCTGAACTTACCTTTCGGAATTATCCAGGGGACAGGTTTACTCATTCGGATCTCGGACTGAGCGTAGCAGACATTGGCGATATCTATCGAAACATGCTCCTGCAGCGACGCTTTGAGGAGCGATCAGCGCAGATGTATGGCAGGCAAAAAATTGGTGGTTTTCTACACTTATATATTGGTCAGGAAGCCATCTCCACCGGATCGGTCTACGCGTTAAAACCTGGTTTGGATTCTGTCATCACGGCATATCGCGACCATGGTATCGCACTGGCACTAGGAATGTCCTCTAACGAGTGTATGGCCGAACTGTTTGGGCGTGCGGATGGATGCTCAAAAGGAAAGGGCGGCTCCATGCACTTTTTCGACAAGGAAAAAGGACTGTTTGGTGGGCACGGTATTGTGGGCGCTCATATTCCCGTTGCCACAGGCATTGCGTTTGCACATCAGTACAAAAATGACGGAGGCGTGTGTGTATGCTATTTGGGGGACGGAGCCGTTTGGCAAGGGGCTTTTCATGAGGCGTTGAATCTGGCGTCACTCTATGAGCTGCCAGTTATTTACGTGATTGAGAACAACCAGTATGCGATGGGAACCGCGGTTGACCGCTCCGCTGCCGAGACAGATCTATTCAAACAGGGAATCTCTTATGCCATGCCAGGATCCCTAGTGGATGGGATGGATGTATTCAGTGTCTGCCACGCGATGCGGGACCACGTCGCGCTGGCACGTGAAGGAAAACCGTCTTTGATGGAGATCCGAACCTATCGCTACCGAGGACACTCTATGAGTGACCCCGGAAAGTATCGGACCAAAGAAGAACTGGAAGCAAAGAAGAATGAAGACCCTATCCTTCGCCTGAAAAGTTATATCCTGGAAAACACGCTGATGACGAACGAGGAGTTGGATGTGTTGGATGTAGAGGTGAAAGCAGAGGTGGCTGCATCGGTTACGTTTGCTGATGAGAGCCCGTTGCCTCCACTGGAAGCGATCTACGATGATGTATATACGCAGAAAGATTTTCCTTTCCTGACGATTTGA
- a CDS encoding polyprenol monophosphomannose synthase, producing MNRTLVIIPTYNEAENIASALRRVMEQPSDLDVLVVDDGSPDGTAEIVCHTQSSYPGRIDLLERSGKLGLGTAYLAGFAHALKHGYEVICEMDADLSHNPNDLPTLIGAIKTNQCDLAIGSRYLKGVRVVDWPLGRLLLSYGASWYTRIVTGLPVYDVTAGFVAYHRRVLESVNLQAVRSNGYSFQVEMKYRAWKKGFRLSEIPIVFTERTEGQSKMSSAIVREAAFKVWELRIRSLFGKL from the coding sequence ATGAATCGTACTCTCGTCATTATCCCAACCTATAACGAAGCGGAGAATATTGCTTCGGCGCTCCGCCGTGTTATGGAGCAGCCGTCCGATCTGGATGTTTTGGTTGTGGATGATGGATCACCGGACGGTACCGCAGAGATTGTCTGCCATACGCAGTCAAGCTATCCGGGGCGGATTGACCTTCTGGAACGTTCCGGGAAGCTGGGACTGGGAACTGCCTATCTCGCCGGCTTTGCCCATGCACTGAAGCATGGATATGAGGTTATTTGCGAGATGGATGCCGATCTTTCTCATAACCCCAATGATCTGCCGACCCTGATTGGGGCGATCAAAACCAATCAATGCGACCTGGCAATCGGCTCCAGGTACCTGAAAGGCGTACGAGTGGTGGACTGGCCACTTGGTCGATTACTGCTCAGCTATGGAGCAAGCTGGTACACACGCATTGTCACGGGATTGCCCGTCTATGATGTCACTGCAGGGTTTGTAGCCTACCACCGCCGCGTGCTTGAATCCGTGAACCTGCAAGCGGTCCGCAGTAACGGATATTCATTTCAGGTAGAGATGAAGTATCGTGCCTGGAAAAAGGGCTTTCGCCTGTCCGAAATCCCCATTGTGTTTACGGAGCGAACCGAGGGCCAGAGTAAAATGAGTTCGGCCATTGTTCGCGAAGCTGCTTTCAAGGTTTGGGAGCTGCGTATACGCTCCCTCTTTGGAAAACTCTAA
- a CDS encoding NADP-dependent isocitrate dehydrogenase, which produces MSYVHLASPKSGEPIQFSEGALQVPNNPIIPFIEGDGIGPDIWAAARFVLDRAVSHVYGNERTIHWFEIYAGDKAQRKFSEWLPEDTLQAIRDYRVAIKGPLTTPVGGGIRSLNVALRQRLDLYACVRPTQYFSGVPSPVRNPELVDMIIFRENAEDIYAGIEFEHGTEENRRFQDLFQEVFPERFSKIRFPESSGIGIKPVSEKGTERIVRAAIEYAITERKPSVTLVHKGNIMKYTEGAFRDWGYKVAADQFGATPLDGGPWHVLRRDGHEVIIKDVIADAFLQQILTRPKEYSVIATMNLNGDYISDALAAQVGGIGIAPGANINYDTGLALFEATHGTAPKYAGQDKVNPSSVLLSGEMMLRHLGWKEAADAVIGAVEKTISQKRVTYDFHRLMEGATLLSCSQFGQALVENLNT; this is translated from the coding sequence ATGTCCTATGTGCACTTGGCTTCACCCAAATCGGGGGAGCCTATCCAATTCTCCGAAGGAGCTCTGCAGGTCCCCAACAACCCGATCATTCCCTTTATTGAGGGGGATGGGATTGGGCCAGACATCTGGGCGGCTGCCCGGTTTGTACTTGACCGTGCGGTTTCCCATGTATATGGAAATGAGCGGACCATTCACTGGTTTGAGATCTATGCCGGAGACAAAGCGCAGCGTAAGTTCAGTGAATGGCTGCCGGAAGACACTCTGCAGGCAATCCGGGATTACCGTGTTGCGATTAAGGGGCCTTTGACGACACCGGTTGGCGGCGGAATTCGGAGTCTGAATGTTGCGCTGCGCCAAAGGCTAGACCTCTATGCGTGCGTGCGTCCCACACAATATTTTTCAGGAGTCCCGTCACCCGTCCGAAATCCTGAACTGGTTGATATGATTATTTTCCGCGAAAATGCCGAAGATATTTATGCCGGGATTGAATTTGAACACGGGACAGAGGAGAATCGGCGATTCCAGGATCTGTTTCAGGAAGTCTTCCCGGAGCGCTTTTCAAAGATCCGCTTTCCAGAAAGCAGCGGGATTGGAATCAAACCCGTCTCAGAAAAGGGGACTGAGCGGATCGTGCGGGCTGCGATTGAGTACGCGATTACCGAACGCAAGCCCAGTGTCACGCTGGTCCACAAAGGCAATATCATGAAGTATACCGAGGGGGCATTCCGTGACTGGGGATACAAGGTCGCTGCAGACCAGTTTGGGGCAACGCCGCTGGATGGCGGCCCCTGGCATGTACTTCGTCGGGATGGGCATGAGGTGATCATTAAAGATGTCATTGCGGATGCATTTCTGCAACAGATTTTGACCCGGCCCAAAGAGTACAGTGTCATTGCTACCATGAATCTGAACGGGGACTACATCTCGGATGCGCTTGCAGCACAGGTCGGAGGGATTGGGATTGCTCCTGGAGCCAATATCAACTACGATACCGGATTGGCCCTGTTTGAGGCAACCCACGGAACCGCGCCCAAGTATGCAGGACAGGATAAGGTCAATCCGAGTTCTGTATTGCTTTCCGGTGAAATGATGCTCCGGCATCTGGGTTGGAAAGAGGCAGCGGATGCCGTCATCGGTGCAGTCGAAAAGACGATCAGCCAAAAGCGTGTCACCTATGACTTCCACCGGTTAATGGAGGGAGCGACCCTGCTCAGCTGCAGCCAGTTTGGGCAGGCGCTGGTTGAAAACCTGAATACCTGA
- a CDS encoding ATP-binding cassette domain-containing protein, with translation MIEVQNLSKSYGPVEAVRSISFRVDQGEVVGFLGPNGAGKSTTMKVMTGYLPPNEGTVLVDGMDIRKEALPVRERIGYLPESTPLYADMITYDYLEFVAAMRGISAEDRPARIRAMTNACGLHDVLSKRVDALSKGYRQRVGLAQAMIHNPPILILDEPTSGLDPNQIVEIRELIREIGRERTVVLSTHILSEVQASCDRVIIIDNGVLVADGTPEELRSSLSGGEQVSVTLLDNEEEVASVLGSWDPAEVVEHGTDDNGETYFRLNSSSDIRADLFRLAVSHNWTLTGLHREGKNLEDVFRQLTSG, from the coding sequence ATGATCGAGGTCCAAAATCTCAGTAAATCGTACGGTCCTGTTGAGGCCGTGCGCTCAATATCTTTTCGGGTAGATCAGGGGGAGGTCGTTGGCTTTCTGGGCCCAAACGGTGCGGGAAAGTCCACGACCATGAAGGTTATGACCGGATATCTCCCGCCCAACGAGGGGACCGTTCTCGTGGATGGCATGGATATCCGTAAAGAAGCACTCCCGGTACGGGAGCGGATAGGTTACCTGCCGGAAAGTACTCCACTGTACGCAGACATGATTACCTACGATTACTTGGAGTTTGTTGCCGCAATGCGCGGCATTTCCGCAGAGGATCGTCCGGCACGTATTCGGGCAATGACCAATGCGTGCGGTCTGCATGATGTCCTTTCAAAGCGTGTGGATGCGTTATCCAAGGGGTATCGACAGCGGGTTGGCTTGGCCCAGGCAATGATCCATAACCCTCCCATTTTGATTTTGGATGAGCCAACGAGTGGTCTGGATCCAAACCAGATTGTCGAAATTCGTGAACTCATTCGGGAGATCGGGAGAGAGCGGACAGTAGTGCTTTCCACACATATTCTATCTGAGGTGCAGGCCTCCTGTGACCGCGTGATCATTATTGACAACGGAGTCCTGGTGGCCGACGGAACCCCCGAAGAGCTTCGTTCCAGCCTTTCAGGAGGCGAGCAGGTCTCCGTCACTTTGCTGGATAATGAGGAGGAGGTCGCATCCGTTCTTGGCTCCTGGGATCCAGCCGAGGTGGTTGAGCACGGCACGGACGACAATGGAGAGACATACTTCAGGCTGAACTCCTCAAGTGATATCCGGGCGGACTTGTTTCGGCTGGCCGTGAGCCATAACTGGACACTGACTGGCCTGCACCGAGAGGGCAAGAACCTGGAAGATGTCTTCCGGCAATTGACCAGTGGTTAA
- a CDS encoding ABC transporter permease subunit → MHQTWILTKRELRAYFDGPAAYVVLCVFLAITGWFFSNALFLQNVASLRSVFSIAPFIFLFFMPALTMSSFAEERRAGTLELLLTLPVRDWQVILGKLLSVALLLLLAIVLTFVYAITLALLGDLDLGGTVGGYLGLFLLGITYGAIGIWASSLTRNQIVAFILGFAIIFLLFLLDKITDFVPGQLGVIMQYLGADYHFQNLMRGVIDTRDILYYVSLTGFAFLLTTYTLAKRPE, encoded by the coding sequence ATGCATCAAACCTGGATTCTTACAAAGCGTGAATTGAGGGCCTACTTTGATGGGCCAGCAGCGTACGTGGTATTATGTGTATTCCTGGCCATCACAGGCTGGTTTTTCAGTAATGCACTGTTTTTACAGAACGTGGCTTCCCTGCGTTCGGTGTTTTCGATTGCCCCCTTCATTTTTCTGTTCTTTATGCCTGCACTGACGATGTCATCCTTTGCCGAAGAGCGCCGCGCAGGAACACTGGAATTACTCTTGACCCTTCCGGTCCGCGACTGGCAGGTCATCCTGGGAAAACTCCTGTCGGTTGCCCTCCTGTTGCTGCTGGCGATTGTACTCACGTTTGTGTACGCGATCACGCTGGCTCTACTTGGAGATCTGGATTTAGGTGGGACGGTTGGAGGCTATCTGGGATTGTTTTTACTGGGGATCACTTACGGGGCCATTGGCATCTGGGCCAGCAGCCTGACCCGTAACCAGATTGTTGCATTCATCCTTGGCTTTGCCATCATCTTCCTGTTGTTTTTGCTTGACAAGATTACAGACTTTGTCCCGGGTCAACTGGGAGTCATTATGCAATATCTGGGTGCGGATTACCATTTCCAGAACCTGATGCGCGGGGTGATTGATACTCGTGACATCCTTTACTACGTGTCGTTAACAGGATTTGCTTTTCTGCTGACGACTTACACCTTGGCCAAGCGGCCGGAATAG
- a CDS encoding ABC transporter — MKRDFSAQTTILLAAAILVVVNLIGLNIFGRLDLTDDRVYSLSRASKDIVQTLEDPVTITAFFTADLPAQFASNRRFLRDKLDDYRAYGGQNIEYQFIDPGEDEDLRGEAGRLGIPPVQIQVIESDNVQLKNAYMGVAIEYENNRETIPVVQDLSRLEYDLTSAIRRLTREEKPVAGFWTGHGEPDPMQNMQTLQQSLSTNYEVRIVTAADIGGADSPDVLLVIAPNDTIPDPDLQALDAYIMDGGRVGFLLNRVAANLQAGQAVELNIGIEPLLANYGIILTPNLIMDEQSSVVTVQRRQGFFNIAQQIQYPLFPVASRFNSENQMVNRLQELMFYFVSSVDTSAALPPGVTREPLIYSSPQSGLQQGFFMLQPTETSATLSGGPYLLGAAFVGPFPSVYTPGRTSPPTRLVVVGDGDFVNESIVPPNGGSTQFGLNLVDWLVQDEALLSIRSKSIEPRTLRDVSEGMRPIIKYANMLGPLLIVVLLGLVRWRRRRARQIVVL; from the coding sequence ATGAAACGAGATTTTTCTGCACAAACTACAATACTCCTCGCTGCTGCGATTCTGGTCGTGGTCAACCTGATCGGCCTGAATATCTTCGGGCGACTGGACCTAACGGACGATCGAGTGTATTCGCTCTCGCGTGCATCCAAAGATATTGTCCAGACTCTTGAAGACCCGGTTACCATCACGGCGTTCTTTACTGCTGATCTGCCAGCACAATTTGCCTCGAATCGGAGGTTTTTGAGGGATAAACTTGATGACTACCGTGCGTACGGTGGACAGAACATTGAGTATCAGTTTATCGATCCGGGAGAGGATGAGGATCTGCGCGGTGAAGCCGGACGACTGGGCATTCCCCCGGTCCAGATTCAAGTGATTGAAAGTGACAACGTACAGCTGAAAAATGCCTACATGGGTGTCGCGATTGAGTACGAGAATAACCGTGAAACTATTCCGGTGGTTCAGGATCTGTCACGACTTGAGTACGACTTGACGAGCGCAATCCGGCGATTAACGCGTGAAGAGAAGCCGGTCGCAGGATTCTGGACAGGTCACGGAGAGCCGGATCCCATGCAGAACATGCAGACCCTGCAGCAAAGCCTCTCGACCAACTATGAGGTTCGGATTGTAACAGCGGCTGACATAGGAGGAGCAGACAGTCCAGATGTACTGCTGGTCATTGCACCAAACGATACAATCCCGGATCCTGATCTTCAGGCACTGGATGCATACATCATGGACGGTGGGCGTGTCGGGTTCTTACTGAACCGCGTGGCTGCGAACCTGCAGGCGGGCCAGGCTGTCGAGTTGAATATTGGCATTGAACCGCTGCTCGCGAATTATGGGATCATTCTTACCCCGAACCTGATCATGGACGAGCAGAGTTCTGTCGTCACCGTTCAGCGACGTCAGGGATTTTTCAACATCGCCCAACAGATTCAGTATCCCCTCTTTCCCGTTGCCTCCCGATTCAATTCGGAGAACCAAATGGTGAATCGGTTGCAGGAACTCATGTTTTACTTCGTAAGCTCGGTTGATACGAGTGCCGCGCTGCCGCCGGGAGTGACGCGTGAACCCCTCATTTATTCGTCTCCGCAGAGTGGCTTGCAGCAGGGATTCTTTATGCTACAGCCAACAGAAACCTCAGCAACGCTATCGGGAGGCCCCTATTTGTTAGGTGCCGCCTTTGTTGGACCGTTCCCCAGCGTATATACGCCTGGGAGAACCAGTCCACCAACCCGACTAGTGGTTGTAGGAGATGGAGACTTCGTCAACGAGTCCATCGTCCCCCCGAACGGCGGCAGTACTCAGTTTGGATTAAATCTGGTTGACTGGCTCGTTCAGGACGAGGCGCTCCTGAGCATTCGCTCAAAATCAATCGAACCGCGAACGCTCCGGGACGTCTCGGAGGGTATGCGGCCTATAATCAAGTATGCCAATATGCTTGGACCACTGCTGATTGTGGTCTTATTGGGACTTGTGCGTTGGCGCAGACGACGTGCAAGACAAATTGTAGTCCTGTAA
- a CDS encoding DUF4340 domain-containing protein encodes MRQKQTLVLGGTLVLLLVLAWLSGVFDRNPSSIRVPELDLPTDEVTHISVTLPDTELSLEKQGSRWFMRAPVDMPADSLTIARVLTELSDLSLNNRATSNTDRYEVYGIDSTASAVTLTWPDGSEEIVISRQGRDYMSIYVRIGDDPNVYSTNGRVTVNQDPERWRDRGVVDLGMGTVTSARVTRQDVSYEVSFDGGTWMVDDQPGDSLQITNWLRRFAPLNADGFFDDLPVQVLTDASYRVDFSTNVNATVSIQAMHAESAVALVPGGGQFTYRIFESRLDQIFPERESLLAQGE; translated from the coding sequence ATGCGACAAAAGCAAACACTTGTACTTGGCGGCACGCTGGTTCTACTTTTGGTTCTTGCCTGGTTATCTGGTGTGTTTGACCGAAACCCGAGTAGTATTCGTGTACCGGAGTTGGACCTTCCGACCGATGAAGTAACACACATCTCCGTTACGTTGCCGGACACAGAACTGAGTCTGGAAAAACAAGGCTCGCGGTGGTTCATGCGTGCGCCTGTAGATATGCCTGCCGACTCACTAACAATAGCACGTGTTTTGACCGAACTGAGTGATCTCTCACTGAATAATCGTGCAACCAGCAACACGGATCGCTACGAAGTTTACGGTATTGATTCGACCGCGTCTGCGGTCACGCTTACGTGGCCTGATGGGTCAGAGGAGATTGTGATTTCGAGACAGGGGCGTGATTATATGTCGATTTATGTTCGCATCGGAGACGATCCCAACGTCTATTCAACCAATGGCCGAGTCACCGTAAATCAGGATCCAGAAAGGTGGCGAGACCGTGGGGTCGTTGATCTGGGCATGGGGACTGTTACTTCTGCCCGGGTGACACGTCAAGATGTGTCTTATGAGGTTTCCTTTGATGGCGGCACCTGGATGGTGGACGATCAGCCGGGGGATAGTTTACAGATCACTAACTGGCTACGTCGATTTGCACCACTGAATGCGGACGGGTTCTTCGATGACCTCCCCGTGCAGGTTCTGACAGATGCCAGCTACCGCGTTGACTTTTCAACCAATGTGAATGCCACCGTGTCCATACAGGCAATGCATGCAGAATCTGCAGTTGCTCTGGTTCCCGGTGGAGGCCAATTTACGTACAGAATCTTCGAGAGTCGACTAGATCAAATTTTCCCAGAGCGGGAATCACTACTTGCCCAGGGAGAGTAG
- the htpG gene encoding molecular chaperone HtpG, with the protein MTENTSTQQFEYKAEMQQLLHLIVNSLYTNQEIFLRELISNASDALNKARFRQLTDHSEGNHKDLQITITLDKETKTLSIEDTGIGMTHEDLIERLGTIASSGTLAFIEEQKASGKPVDAGLIGQFGVGFYSAFMVADEIVLETLHADEGAEPFNWTSDGTGTYAISPGTREDHGTKITLHLKEEAKEFAEETRVRSIIRKYSNFVDFPIQLGSDQVNTLKALWKKRKEDITEDERNEFYKFVTGDFAEPFGHLHLQIEGLLSFEALLFVPAQAPVSFFREDRRSDLHLYCSGVFVRDDAEELLPDYLHFVRGVVDTDDLPLNVSREVTQNSPVAQRIRSTLTGKLLGLLKEWATDDGERYEKFFLNFGPVLKTGLWSDMSRHDELLELMRYPSTNSENLTSLHDYVERMTGDQETIYYLLADSLESARKSPHLEVFARKGIEVLLLPDPIDALTLPNVQKFEEKNFASVTAAELDLGEDEESEPLPGDDRDALLSLFRLQLGDRIQDVVASKRLVDSAATLVAAKDGLDPQLERMMKSMNPDYEGMKKVLEINVEHPLMQNILALKSSENQDTLIEEAIEQVYEGALLLDGNLAEPSAFVERMTRILVDATRTQ; encoded by the coding sequence ATGACCGAGAACACATCAACTCAGCAGTTTGAGTATAAAGCTGAGATGCAGCAGTTGCTGCATCTCATCGTCAATTCGCTCTACACCAATCAGGAGATCTTCCTTCGGGAATTGATTTCAAATGCGTCAGACGCCCTGAACAAGGCTCGTTTTCGGCAACTGACCGATCATTCTGAAGGTAACCATAAAGATCTCCAGATCACGATTACTTTAGATAAAGAGACCAAGACCCTGTCCATAGAGGATACGGGGATTGGGATGACGCACGAGGATCTGATTGAGCGGTTGGGGACCATTGCAAGCAGCGGTACACTGGCATTTATCGAGGAGCAAAAAGCATCCGGTAAACCAGTAGATGCCGGCTTGATTGGTCAGTTCGGTGTCGGCTTCTATTCTGCGTTCATGGTCGCAGATGAAATCGTTCTTGAAACGTTGCATGCCGATGAGGGGGCCGAGCCATTCAATTGGACAAGTGATGGAACCGGAACGTATGCGATCAGCCCAGGCACGAGGGAAGATCATGGAACTAAGATCACATTGCATCTGAAAGAGGAGGCAAAAGAATTTGCGGAAGAAACTCGCGTTCGGTCCATCATCCGGAAGTATTCAAATTTCGTGGACTTTCCTATCCAGCTTGGTTCCGATCAGGTAAATACGTTAAAGGCACTCTGGAAAAAGCGCAAGGAAGACATCACAGAGGATGAACGGAATGAGTTCTATAAATTCGTGACAGGTGATTTTGCAGAGCCTTTCGGACATCTGCACCTACAGATCGAAGGACTCCTTTCCTTTGAAGCTCTGCTGTTCGTCCCTGCGCAGGCTCCCGTGTCATTTTTTCGGGAAGATCGTCGGAGTGATCTTCATCTCTACTGTTCGGGTGTGTTTGTACGTGACGATGCCGAAGAGTTGCTCCCCGATTATCTGCACTTCGTGCGGGGTGTCGTGGATACGGATGATCTTCCACTAAACGTGTCCCGGGAGGTAACGCAAAACAGCCCCGTTGCCCAGCGCATTCGATCCACGTTGACCGGCAAGTTGCTCGGTCTCCTGAAGGAGTGGGCTACCGACGATGGCGAACGATATGAGAAGTTCTTCCTGAATTTTGGTCCAGTACTTAAGACGGGACTCTGGAGCGATATGTCCCGGCACGATGAACTCTTGGAGCTGATGCGTTACCCGTCAACAAACAGCGAAAATCTGACGTCGCTCCATGATTATGTGGAACGTATGACTGGGGATCAGGAAACCATTTATTACCTATTGGCGGATTCTCTTGAGTCTGCCCGAAAGAGTCCTCACCTTGAGGTTTTTGCTCGTAAAGGGATTGAGGTTTTGCTTCTACCGGATCCCATTGATGCACTTACGCTTCCAAACGTACAGAAGTTTGAAGAAAAGAACTTCGCTAGCGTGACTGCGGCCGAGCTTGATCTGGGCGAAGATGAGGAGTCGGAACCGCTGCCTGGGGATGATCGGGACGCGCTGCTCTCACTCTTCCGGCTCCAGTTGGGAGACCGGATACAGGATGTGGTCGCTTCCAAACGTCTGGTTGATTCTGCCGCGACACTGGTAGCCGCCAAAGATGGACTTGATCCGCAGTTAGAGCGGATGATGAAATCCATGAATCCCGACTATGAGGGGATGAAGAAAGTGCTGGAAATCAATGTGGAGCATCCACTGATGCAAAATATTCTGGCACTCAAATCTTCTGAAAATCAGGATACTCTGATCGAAGAAGCCATTGAACAGGTCTACGAAGGTGCCCTTCTTCTGGATGGCAATCTCGCAGAGCCCTCTGCATTTGTAGAGCGTATGACTCGTATCCTTGTAGATGCGACTCGCACTCAGTAA